The DNA sequence CGCGTTTTTTTGATCGGCAAATTTACGACCAACGAGGGTTTTATGACCAAACTCTCTCCGCACTGCGATATGCTCAAAAGTCAGCAATTGCGCAAAGGCGGACCGTGTGTGTGACATTCACAGCCTCTACTGTGACACTGACCATAGCGGCCGCAGCTGGTTCAGGAGCATGTACCCTTAACTTGACAAGCCCGTCAGGTGGAACCCCATTTCTAATTACAGCACTTTCTGGTGTGAGTTT is a window from the Sulfurirhabdus autotrophica genome containing:
- a CDS encoding pilus assembly FimT family protein is translated as MLNKNKQIAGFTLIEMVVVIVIIGVLAVTALPRFFDRQIYDQRGFYDQTLSALRYAQKSAIAQRRTVCVTFTASTVTLTIAAAAGSGACTLNLTSPSGGTPFLITALSGVSFQATPSNFQFNALGQANFGQTIQVAGTSGSIIIEQDTGYVHS